GCGCTTCATCTGACGCGCGCGCCGACGTGGTTGTCACCGTGATCCGATTGCGGGAACCTGGACGTTCCCGCAATCGGATCGCGGTCCGGGTCGCGGTGGGAGTCGCGGTCCGGGTCGCGGTCGGTGAGGAGGACCCGTGAGGTTCCGTTGGTGGCGGCGGCGCGCGGAGCCGCCGGGTGACGAGGTCTTCCGCGGTCCCGAGGTGACGGTGCGGCAAATGCCGTCGGTGACCGCCGCGCGGCAGGCGGCGGCCGGCGGGTCGCCCGCCGAGATGAACCGGCTCGGCGTGACGCTGAAGCTGGACGGGCGGCACGCCGAGGCCGCCGAGTGGTTCCGCAAGGCCGCCGAGGCCGGGAACGACGACGCGATGGCCAACCTGGCCACGTACCTGATGAGCCAGGGCCGCAACGCCGAGGCCGCGCGGTGGTTCCGGCGCGCGGGCGGGCCGCTGGGCGAGGCGCTGGCGGCGCGGTTGGAGCGGGAGCCGGACCGGCCGACCGACCCGGGCGCCGGGCGAGGTCGGTGAACGCGATCCCGGACGCGTGGGGGTCGCCCGCCCACCACCTCCTGCACACCGCCACCACCCAGGCCGAGGACCACCACGCGGCGTACGAGCGCAGCGGCCGGGTGGAGCACCTGGAGCACGCCATCGCGGTGTTCGAGCAGGTGCTCGCCCTGGCGCGCAACGTCGACCTGCGCAGCGCCGCCGCGAACGGCCTCGGCATCTCGCTGTGGTCGCGCTACGAGCGGACGGGCGCGGCCGCGGACCTGGACCAGGCCGTCGGGCTGTTCCGCGAGGCGCTGGCGCTGTACCCGGCCGAGGAGACCCCGGCCCACCCGGCGTTCCGCGCCAACCTCGCCGGCGTGCTGCGGCTGCGGTGGCGGCGGACCGGGGACCCGGAGGACCTGGCCGAGTCGACGGCGCTGGTCCGGCGGTCCCTCGCCGCGACGTCGCCGGGCAACCCGGCGCGGACGGGTCGCCTGAACAACCTCGCCGACGCGCTGATCGCCCACCACCTGGAGCACGACGACTCCTCCGCGCTGGCGGAGGCCGTCGACGTGTACCGGGAGGCCCTGGCGTCCGCCCCGGAGGGCGACGTCCTCGCCGCGACCCGCGCCAACCTGGCCGAGGCGCTGCGGTTGCGGTACCGCTCGACGCGCGACGTGGCGCTGCTGGACGAGGCGGCCGAGCGGGCGCGGGCGGCGCTGGTGGCGACGCCGCGCGGCCACCCGCTGCGCGCCAGGTTCCAGTCGAACCTCGCGCTCGTCCTGCTGAACCGCTACCAGGCGGCCGACCGCCCGGTCGACCTGGCGGAGGCCGACGAGCTGATCGAGGCCGCGGTGCGGGACACGCCCGCCGGCCACCCCAACCGCGCCGAGCGGCTGTTCACCCGGTCCGGGATCAGGCGGCTGGAGCTGATGCGGGTGTCCGGGCTGCGCGACGTCGACCCGCGCCGGGCCGGCGCCGACGTGCGGACCGGGCGGTCCAGGGCCGAGCGCGCCGCGTTGAACGGCGCGATCCGGGCCGCGCGGGAAGCCGTGGCGGCGGTGCCGCGCGGTCACGTGCTGCGGTCGGGCGCGGTGCTCGGCCTGGCGGCGGCGCTGGGCTTCAAGGCGGTGGTCGAGCGGGACGCGGCGGCGGGCGCCGAGTCGGTCGCGGGCTACCGGGAGGTGGCCGAGGACCCGGTCGCGCCGGCGCACGCGCGGGTCGCGGCCGGTTGGCGGTGGGCCACCACGGCGCTGGCGGGCGGCGCGGACTGGGCGGAGGTCGCGGCGCCGTTCGAACTCGCCGTCGACCTGCTGCCGAGGCTGGCGCCGGACAAGGTGACCCGCGCGGACCGGGAGCGGCAGCTGGCCGCGGTCACCGGCCTGGCGCGGGACGCGGCGGCGTGCGCGATCGCCCGGCGGGACCCGGCGCACGCCCTGCGGTTGCTGGAGCACGGCCGCGGCGTGCTGCTCGGCCGGGCGCTCGACCCGCGGGCCGCGCCACCGGGGTTGGACCCGGACCTGGCCCGCCGGTTCGAGGAGCTGCGGTCCGCGCTGGACCGCCCGGAGGACGTCAACTTCACCCCCGCGCCCGGGCCGGCGCTGTCGGGCGAGGACCGGCACGCGCTGGCCGAGGAGTGGGACCGGCTGCTGGAGGCGATCCGCCGGCAGCCGGGGTTCGAGCGGTTCCTGCGCCCGCCGGAGGCCGCCGACCTGGTCGCCGCGGTGGCCGACCGCGGGCCGGTGGTGGTGGTCAACGTGAGCGGCCTGCGCTGCGACGCCCTGCTGCTGACCGGCGGCCGGGTCGTGGCGGCGCCGCTGCCGCTGCTGAACCTCGCGGACACCGCGCGCCGGGCCGACGCCTTCCACTCCGCCGCGGTCCGGGTCGGCCACCCGTTCCTGCCGCCGGACGTGCAGGAGGAGGCGCGGCGGACGATCGACGAGACGCTGGACTGGCTGTGGCACGCGGTCGCCGAGCCGGTCCTGGACACCCTCGGCCCGCTGCCGCCCGACACCCGGCTGTGGTGGGTGCCGACGGGCCCGCTGGTCCGGCTGCCGCTGCACGCGGCGGGCCGCCGCGACTCACCCGACGACCACGTGCCGGACCGGGTGATCCCGTCCTACGCGCCGACGGTGCGCAGCCTGATCGACCCACCGACCGCGCGCGACTCGACCGACCCGCCGGTCGCACGCAGCCCGGCCGATCCGCCGACCACCCGAACCCCGGCAGCCGACCTGCCGACCGCCCAGAGCTTGGCCGACCCGCCGATCGCGCGCAGCCCGGCCGACCTGCCGACCGCCCGGCCCCCGGCAGCCGGCCCGGTCCCGCTCGTCGTGGCGATGCCCACGACCCCCGGCTACTCGAACCTGCCCGGCGTGCGCGACGAAGCCGCCGCCGTCGCCCGCCTCTTCCCGCGCACCAAGGTCCTCACCGACACCGAGGCGGTGCGCGCCGCCGTGCTCGACGCCCTGCCCCGGCACGACGTGGTCCACTTCGCCTGCCACGCCGTGAGCGCCGCGGACGGCACCGAAGCCGGTCACCTCGTGCTCGCCGACCACGCCACCCACCCCCTCACGGTGGCCGACATCGCCCGCCTGCGACTGGATGACGCCGAGCTCGCCTACCTGTCCGCCTGCGCGACCAACATCGCCCACGAAGACCTGGACGACGAGGCGCTGCACATCGCGGGCGCGTGCCGGATGGCCGGGTTCCGGCACGTCGTCGGCACGCTGTGGGAGGTGCGCGACCAGGTCGCCATGACGCTGGCCACCGACTTCTACACCGCCCTCGCCGCGGGGGCCGACCCGGCGTCGGCCCTCCACGCGGCGGTGCGCGGCGTGCGCGCGGCCAACCCGTCGTCACCCGAGCTGTGGGCGTCGCACGTCCACGTCGGACCCTGAGCGGCTGCCCGACCTCCGGCTCAGCCCACCTCGACCCCGACCGGCATCCCGGTGACCGGCCGCCCGGTGGCGACCGCGACGGCCGCCGCCGCGGGCGGGTAGGCCAGCTCGCCCAGCCCGCCGACCGGCGCGTCCGACGGCACGATCACCACGTCGACGTCCGGCGCCTGGTCGATGCGCGCCCACGCGTAGTCGCGGAACGACGACTGCACGACCCGGCCGTCCCGCACGGTGATCTGCGCGCCGGACACGGTCGACACCGCGTCCATCACGCCGCCCTCGACCTGCGCCCGCACACCGGACGGGTGCAGCGCCGGGCCGACGTCCACGGCCGCGGTGACCCGGCGGACCCGGCCGTCGACGGCGTCCGCGATGACCGCGATCACCGACCCATAGTCGTCGTGGCACGCCACCGCGCGGGTCGCGCCGGACGGCGTCGCGCCCGCCCGCGCCGCCGCCGCGTCCAACGCCCGGCGCAGCCGCGAGTCGGCGGGCAGCAGCCGCCGCCGCAGGTCGACCTGGTCGAGCCCGGCGCGGTGCCCCAGCTCGCTCAGGAAGCACTCCTCGGCGTACTGGAAGTGCCCGGCGTAGACCGCGCGCCAGAAGCCGGTCCGCAGTGGCGCGTTCCGCAGCACCACGTCCACCTGACCGGCCACCCCGTACGGGAAGTGGTCGCCGCTGGCCTTGACGATGGCGGGGTTGTTGAAGAACGGCAGGACGCTCAGCGGCCAGGTCGCGACGGCGTGCGCCCGCCACGTCGGCACGCCGGAGGCGTCGACCACGGCGGACAGCCGGTGCACCGACATCGGCCGGTACGAGTCGTGCCGCATGTCGTCGTCCCGCGTCCACAGCACGCTCACCGGCGCCTTCGCCACCCGCGAGCAGGCGACGGCCTCCAGCACCGGGTCCGGCTCGATCCGGCGGCCGAACGCGCCGCCGGTCAGCGTCGCCTCCACCCGCACGGTCGCCGGGTCCAGCCCGAACTGCCGGGCCAGGGTCGACCGCAGCGAACCGGGGTCCTGGGTGGGCGTCCACACGGTCAGGCCGGTGTCGGTGAGGTGCGCGGTGGAGTTCATCGGCTCCATCGGCGCGTGCGCCAGCAGGGGCAGCCGGTAGGTGGCCTCGAACGCCACCGGGCCGGGCGCGGCCGGCGCGGCGGGCAGCGCGGCCTCCAGCTCCGCGAGCCACTGCCTGCTGTCCGCGGTCGGCGTGCCGCCGCGCCACGTCACGCGCAGCGCCGCCCGCCCGCGCAACGCCTCCGGGGTCGACCGGGCGATCACCGCGACACCGCCCTGGCCGGACGTCGCCGGGTCCAGCGCCGTCACCGCGACCACGCCGGGCACGGCGAGCGCCGCGCCGTCGTGCACCGAGTCGACCACCGCGCCGATCCACTGCGGTCGCAGCACGACCGCCACCAGCGAGCCGGGCGGCCGGGTGTCGATGCCGTACCGGGCTTTGCCGGTCACGATCGCCTTCGCGTCCACCCGGCCGGACCCGGTGCGGCCCAGCAGCCGCCACCGCGCGGGCGGGGTCAGCTCGACCGGCACGGTCGCCGGGTCCAGCGCCGCCGCGTCGCGCACCAGGCTCCCGTACCGCAGCACGCGGCGGCCGTGGTGGACCGCGCCGTCCCGCGCCGAGCACTCCTCGACCGGCACGCCCCAGCGCCGCGCGGCCGCCGCCACCAGCAGGCAGCGGGCCGTCGCCGCGGCCCGGCGCAGCGGCTCGTGGAGCTGCCGGGCGGAGAACGAGTTGCCGACGCCCTGCGACCCGAACCGGGCCGTGTCGCCGGGCGCCTGGTCCACCCGGACGTCGTCCGGCTCGACCATCAGCTCCTCGGCGACCAGCAGCGCGACCAGCGTGCGCACGCCCTGCCCGGAGTCCGGCTTCGGCGCGGTCGCGGTGATCCGGCCACGCCCGTCCAGCCGGACGAAGACGTTGGGCGCGAACTCCGCCGGCGTCGCCCCGGCCAGGCCGGGCAGGACCACCGGCACGGACACCACGAGCGCGCCGCCCAGGAACGCGCGCCTGCTGACGCTCACCGGTCACCCCGCTCGATCTCGGCCGCCCGCCGGACCGCCGCGCGCACCCGCGCGTACGTCCCGCACCGGCACACGTTGTCCCGCAGCGCGGCGTCGATCTCCGCGTCGTCCGGGTCCGGGTTGGCCGCGAGCAGCGCGACCGCCGACATGATCTGGCCGGGCTGGCAGTAGCCGCACTGCGCGACGTCCAGCTCCAGCCAGGCGCGCTGCACCGGGTGGTCGCCGTCGTCGGACAGGCCCTCGATGGTGGTGACCCGCCTGCCCTGGGACTCGGCCACGGTCGTCACGCACGGCCGCGCCGCCCGGCCGTCCAGCAGGGACGTGCACGCGCCGCACGCGCCGACGCCGCAGCCGTACTTGGGGCCGAGCAGGCCCAGCTGTTCCCGCAACGCCCACAGCAGCGGCGTGTCGGCGGGCAGGTCCACCTCGCGCCGCTCGCCGTTGACGTGCAACCGATACCGGCCCACCGCGGCCTCCTCTGCGTCCGGTGCCCATCGTGGTGCGGTGTCGATCGGCGGGCAATCATTCGTTCAGTCGCTGAACGGCGGCAGCGGTGCGGCCGTCAGGCGGTTGCGCGCCTACTCCGGGCAGTTCCGGGACGCGCCGCAGGACTCGCGGACGGTCAGGCTCGGCCACAGGGCGACGCGGTGCGCGGGCCGGTCGAGCGGGTCGGCGGCCCGTGCCAGGGCGAGCTGGGCGGCCAGCGCGCCGAGCCGGTGCTTCTGCGGCCGGACGGCGGTCAGCGGCGGGTCGGAGGCGGCGGCGACCTCGTCGTCGTAGGACACCACCGCCAGGTCGCCGGGCACGTCCAGACCGCGGTCGCGGGCCCGGTCCAGCAGGCCGATGGCCTCGCGGTCGGCGTGCACCAGCAACGCCCGCACCCCGGCCCGCGCGCACCGGTCCAGCACCTCGTCGCAGGCCGACGCCCACCCCGGCGACCCGTACGGCGGCACCTCCACCGCGGGCGTCCCGTCCACCGGCATGTCCAGCGAGGACACCGCCGCCGACCACCCGGCCCGGATCGCCGCCTGGTGCGGGCTGCGCCGCGACAGCACCAGCCCGACACCGCGGTGCCCGAGCGCCGCCAGGTGCCGGACGGCGAGGCCCGCGCCCGAGGCGTGGTCGGTGACGGCGGCGTCCAGCCCGATCGCCGGCAGCTCGGGCGGCGGCATCCGCTCGATCAGCACGACCGGCACGCTCAACCCGCTCAGCCACCGCACCAGGTCCAGCCCGGCGGGTCCGGTGGTGCTGGGCGCGACCAGCAGGGTCCGCACGCCCCGTTCGAGCAGCTTCACCACCTGGCGGCGGTCCTCGGCGGCGTCGTAGGAGGACGTGCGCAGCGCCAACCGCCCGCCCGAGGCGGCGACGGCGGCCTGCGCGCCCTGGATCACGGCCGGCCAGTAGTAGTCCTCGGACGGCGCCACCATGCCCACGAGCAGGTGGGCGGTGCGCGCCGACGTCGGCGGCGGGTCGCCGTGGCCGGGCACGGTGATGCCGCCGTGCACGCGGAAGACCAGGCCCTGGTCGGCCAGCGCGGTCACGTCGCGGCGGACCGTCACCGCCGTGACACCGAGCTGGTCCACCAGGTCCGCGAGCCGGACCACCCGTTGGGCCCTCACCGCCGCGAGGATCAGTTCACGCCGCTGCGCCGCCAGTCGCATTTCGGTCCCGATCGACTGTGATCGTTCCTGTTCGATTCGTTGACCTCGGACTATGCCACGGACTGGAGTGCTGTTCAGCACTCCAGCGGGGGAACGACAGCAGCTCCCCCCGACCGCCCGCCGTCGCCCGAACCCCACACCTGACTAGGAGTTCCCCATGCGATCACCGGGACAGCTCAGCCGCCGGGCCCTGCTCGCCGCGGCCGGCGCGACGGTCGCGGGCGGCGCGCTGGGCGCCGGCGTGGCCGCGGCCGACGCGACCGTCGGCGTCGACCCCGCCGCCGGCCAGGGCACGTGGGAGGGCTGGGGCACCTCGCTGGCGTGGTGGAGCACCGTGTTCGGCGACCGCGACGACTTCGCCGACCTGTTCTTCACCACGAACACCGTCACCTACGCCGGCGCGGCCCTGCCCGGCCTCGGCCTGAACATCGCCCGCTACAACCTCGGCGCCTCCAGCTGGAACGCCGTCGGCGGCGAGCGCATGGTCGCCTCGCCGAACATCCCGCGCTTCAAGCAGGTCGAGGGCTTCTGGCAGGACTGGACCAACGAGGACCCGGCCTCCTCCGCCTGGAACTGGAACGCCGACGCCAAGCAGCGCGCCGCCCTGGTCAAGGCGACCCGGCGCGGCGCGATGAGCGAGCTGTTCGCCAACTCCCCGATGTGGTGGATGTGCAACAACCACAACCCCTCGGGCGCGGCCAACGCCAGTGACAACAACCTCCAGCCGTGGAACCACCGCCAGCACGCCCTGCACCTGGCCGTCACCGCCCGCCGCGCCCGCGACCAGTGGGGCGTCGACTTCCGGACCGTGGACGCGTTCAACGAGCCGTCCTCCGCCTACTGGCACGCCAACGGCACCCAGGAGGGCTGCCACGTCGACGCCACCACCCAGCGCGGCGTCATCGGCCACCTGCGCGCCGAGCTGGACCGCCTCGGCCTGACCGGCACCGGGATCTCCGCCTCCGACGAGACGTCCTACGACCTGGCCCGCACCACCTGGAACAGCTTCGACCAGACCACCAAGGGCCGGGTGCGGCAGGTCAACGTGCACGGCTACCAGGGCCTCGGCGGTCGGCGCGACCTGCTCGGCAACGACGTGCGCGCGTCGGGCAAGGCGCTGTGGAACTCCGAGCACGGCGACGGCGACGGCTCGGGCCTGCAGACGGCCCGCTGCCTGCTGATGGACTTCCGCTGGCTCAAGCCGACCGCGTGGTGCTACTGGCAGGTGATGGACCCGACCGCGGGCTGGGGCGCGATCCGCTACGACG
This genomic window from Saccharothrix sp. HUAS TT1 contains:
- a CDS encoding (2Fe-2S)-binding protein → MGRYRLHVNGERREVDLPADTPLLWALREQLGLLGPKYGCGVGACGACTSLLDGRAARPCVTTVAESQGRRVTTIEGLSDDGDHPVQRAWLELDVAQCGYCQPGQIMSAVALLAANPDPDDAEIDAALRDNVCRCGTYARVRAAVRRAAEIERGDR
- a CDS encoding tetratricopeptide repeat protein translates to MRFRWWRRRAEPPGDEVFRGPEVTVRQMPSVTAARQAAAGGSPAEMNRLGVTLKLDGRHAEAAEWFRKAAEAGNDDAMANLATYLMSQGRNAEAARWFRRAGGPLGEALAARLEREPDRPTDPGAGRGR
- a CDS encoding substrate-binding domain-containing protein, with product MRLAAQRRELILAAVRAQRVVRLADLVDQLGVTAVTVRRDVTALADQGLVFRVHGGITVPGHGDPPPTSARTAHLLVGMVAPSEDYYWPAVIQGAQAAVAASGGRLALRTSSYDAAEDRRQVVKLLERGVRTLLVAPSTTGPAGLDLVRWLSGLSVPVVLIERMPPPELPAIGLDAAVTDHASGAGLAVRHLAALGHRGVGLVLSRRSPHQAAIRAGWSAAVSSLDMPVDGTPAVEVPPYGSPGWASACDEVLDRCARAGVRALLVHADREAIGLLDRARDRGLDVPGDLAVVSYDDEVAAASDPPLTAVRPQKHRLGALAAQLALARAADPLDRPAHRVALWPSLTVRESCGASRNCPE
- a CDS encoding molybdopterin cofactor-binding domain-containing protein, translated to MSVSRRAFLGGALVVSVPVVLPGLAGATPAEFAPNVFVRLDGRGRITATAPKPDSGQGVRTLVALLVAEELMVEPDDVRVDQAPGDTARFGSQGVGNSFSARQLHEPLRRAAATARCLLVAAAARRWGVPVEECSARDGAVHHGRRVLRYGSLVRDAAALDPATVPVELTPPARWRLLGRTGSGRVDAKAIVTGKARYGIDTRPPGSLVAVVLRPQWIGAVVDSVHDGAALAVPGVVAVTALDPATSGQGGVAVIARSTPEALRGRAALRVTWRGGTPTADSRQWLAELEAALPAAPAAPGPVAFEATYRLPLLAHAPMEPMNSTAHLTDTGLTVWTPTQDPGSLRSTLARQFGLDPATVRVEATLTGGAFGRRIEPDPVLEAVACSRVAKAPVSVLWTRDDDMRHDSYRPMSVHRLSAVVDASGVPTWRAHAVATWPLSVLPFFNNPAIVKASGDHFPYGVAGQVDVVLRNAPLRTGFWRAVYAGHFQYAEECFLSELGHRAGLDQVDLRRRLLPADSRLRRALDAAAARAGATPSGATRAVACHDDYGSVIAVIADAVDGRVRRVTAAVDVGPALHPSGVRAQVEGGVMDAVSTVSGAQITVRDGRVVQSSFRDYAWARIDQAPDVDVVIVPSDAPVGGLGELAYPPAAAAVAVATGRPVTGMPVGVEVG
- a CDS encoding CHAT domain-containing protein, with amino-acid sequence MNAIPDAWGSPAHHLLHTATTQAEDHHAAYERSGRVEHLEHAIAVFEQVLALARNVDLRSAAANGLGISLWSRYERTGAAADLDQAVGLFREALALYPAEETPAHPAFRANLAGVLRLRWRRTGDPEDLAESTALVRRSLAATSPGNPARTGRLNNLADALIAHHLEHDDSSALAEAVDVYREALASAPEGDVLAATRANLAEALRLRYRSTRDVALLDEAAERARAALVATPRGHPLRARFQSNLALVLLNRYQAADRPVDLAEADELIEAAVRDTPAGHPNRAERLFTRSGIRRLELMRVSGLRDVDPRRAGADVRTGRSRAERAALNGAIRAAREAVAAVPRGHVLRSGAVLGLAAALGFKAVVERDAAAGAESVAGYREVAEDPVAPAHARVAAGWRWATTALAGGADWAEVAAPFELAVDLLPRLAPDKVTRADRERQLAAVTGLARDAAACAIARRDPAHALRLLEHGRGVLLGRALDPRAAPPGLDPDLARRFEELRSALDRPEDVNFTPAPGPALSGEDRHALAEEWDRLLEAIRRQPGFERFLRPPEAADLVAAVADRGPVVVVNVSGLRCDALLLTGGRVVAAPLPLLNLADTARRADAFHSAAVRVGHPFLPPDVQEEARRTIDETLDWLWHAVAEPVLDTLGPLPPDTRLWWVPTGPLVRLPLHAAGRRDSPDDHVPDRVIPSYAPTVRSLIDPPTARDSTDPPVARSPADPPTTRTPAADLPTAQSLADPPIARSPADLPTARPPAAGPVPLVVAMPTTPGYSNLPGVRDEAAAVARLFPRTKVLTDTEAVRAAVLDALPRHDVVHFACHAVSAADGTEAGHLVLADHATHPLTVADIARLRLDDAELAYLSACATNIAHEDLDDEALHIAGACRMAGFRHVVGTLWEVRDQVAMTLATDFYTALAAGADPASALHAAVRGVRAANPSSPELWASHVHVGP